The Puntigrus tetrazona isolate hp1 chromosome 3, ASM1883169v1, whole genome shotgun sequence genome contains a region encoding:
- the arhgap27l gene encoding rho GTPase-activating protein 27 isoform X2, with the protein MTSLHSLGLVLVEFEYEYEGRDGHMVSIKPNERYILLAKTNDHWWHVCKDERAKPFYIPAKYVKELPPNIPSPLDFREPSGPEVRPVVPDLTEVRKSDEMTIRLRAKGNYHKTENRMSTFGVPLDLYEPPSYKHGSPSESLISLNPVSASDSSHQKKRMSQATNLLFGSRTETVPEKFRVPSFSPADPLHKPIPVKPVELPIIKNLNETKPHRESPELESPIEPESSSSSSEPLPSPDSENIYESISDLNLDLSTLTDQAPAGPPNPQTNTTCSAPTIKTENDPTTAVYANVTDLKKTVSRPSNSSTSSCSSPGICLSPAPDSSSPPNSAGWQVHTDHDSGKEYYYHPATGQSSWSDPRSPPAGAGMESVTSPVPVSTPSSAHSLGSDWEQLLDETTGRHYYYNHALKQTSWTAPEPFPPPSSTDKAHSHGKEPNGPPPLPEEDYPTNQREDSHISIQLPKDFQLPQIKRAIIPRAVVDMHKDVPVGWTHSVGADGKSVYTNELTHEQWIQSKDEKGKMYYYLKDGSKCQWTLPEASVPPGQPINGNGTDQDAQPVLNNWRQSQFSASQEDLKFSPSHRRIASDNASDASSSGNSPESQHYDKKLMRRRNLSSHSTDSHSHHSSLEKAGILNKTKVAENGKRLRKNWAQSWTVLHDGILTFHKDPKFTPAGMSTKSNQIVPEYTVELKGATLSWASKEKSSKKNVLELKTRHGSEYLIQYDTDSIIHDWHKIILDTIRGLDHGHYSEDEAEDIPEKSPSPADKERKSEPTRLSSSSSIDIEQGRVRTKLRKFLQRPPTLQSVKEKGYIKENVFGCHLDTLCHRENTTVPKFVEKCIRSVEKRGLKIDGIYRVSGNLAVIQKLRYKADHEEHLDLEDGQWEEIHVITGALKLFLRELPEPLFPFSFFDRFIAAIQMSDYSQKVSYIRDLVRNLPLPNHDTMEFLFRHLRKVIEHGELNRMSVQSMAIVFGPTLLRPQEESNITMHMVFQNQIVELILNEFKELFQTT; encoded by the exons ATGACGTCCTTACACAGTCTGGGCCTGGTCCTCGTGGAGTTTGAGTATGAATACGAGGGCCGGGATGGTCACATGGTGTCCATTAAACCCAACGAGCGCTACATCCTCCTGGCCAAAACAAACGATCATTGGTGGCACGTTTGCAAAGATGAACGAGCCAAGCCATTTTATATCCCTGCTAAATATGTCAAGGAGCTTCCACCCAACATCCCTTCACCTTTAGACTTCAGAGAGCCTTCAGGCCCCGAAGTGAGGCCTGTGGTGCCCGACCTCACGGAAGTCCGCAAATCCGATGAGATGACAATTAGACTTCGCGCCAAAGGGAATTACCACAAGACCGAAAACCGCATGTCGACATTTGGAGTACCTTTGGATTTATACGAGCCCCCCTCTTACAAACACGGCAGTCCTTCGGAGTCCCTCATCTCCCTGAACCCAGTCTCTGCCTCAGACTCTTCGCACCAGAAGAAGAGGATGAGTCAAGCAACCAATCTGCTGTTCGGCTCTCGCACCGAAACGGTGCCTGAGAAGTTTCGAGTGCCTAGCTTCAGCCCAGCTGACCCTCTCCATAAACCTATCCCTGTCAAACCTGTGGAGCTCCCCATCATTAAGAACCTAAACGAGACCAAACCTCACAGGGAGTCCCCCGAGCTGGAATCTCCAATAGAGCCAGAAAGCTCTAGCTCTAGCTCAGAACCACTGCCCTCACCGGACTCAGAGAATATTTATGAATCCATATCGGACCTGAATCTGGACCTGTCGACACTGACTGACCAAGCACCTGCTGGACCGCCAAACCCTCAGACCAACACAACATGCTCAGCTCCAACAATAAAG ACAGAGAATGACCCCACCACAGCAGTGTACGCCAACGTTACTGACCTGAAGAAGACCGTTTCTCGCCCTTCAAACTCCTCTACTTCATCTTGCTCGTCGCCCGGCATCTGTCTCagtcctgctccggactccagCTCCCCACCCAACTCGGCCGGATGGCAGGTCCATACTGACCACGACAGCGGTAAAGAGTACTACTACCACCCTGCCACAGGACAGAGCAGTTGGTCTGATCCGCGCAGCCCCCCGGCGGGAGCAGGTATGGAGTCTGTGACCTCCCCGGTACCTGTGTCCACCCCGTCCTCCGCACACTCGCTGGGCTCTGACTGGGAGCAGCTTTTGGATGAGACCACCGGCAGACATTACTATTATAATCACGCTTTGAAGCAAACCTCTTGGACTGCCCCGGAGCCATTCCCTCCTCCGTCTTCTACAGATAAGGCACACAGTCATGGCAAGGAGCCAAACGGGCCG CCACCTCTTCCAGAGGAGGACTACCCAACAAATCAGCGTGAGGATTCCCATATTTCTATTCAGCTCCCTAAGGATTTTCAGTTGCCCCAAATCAAGCGTGCCATCATCCCCAGGGCTGTTGTGGACATGCATAAAGACGTCCCTGTGGGCTGGACTCACTCTGTAGGGGCAGATGGAAAATCTGTCTACACGAATGAACTCACACATGAACAG TGGATCCAGTCTAAGGATGAAAAGGGGAAGATGTATTACTACTTAAAAGATGGATCTAAATGTCAGTGGACCCTTCCAGAG GCTTCAGTCCCGCCGGGTCAGCCGATCAATGGAAACGGGACAGACCAAGACGCTCAACCTGTTTTGAACAACTGGAGACAATCCCAGTTCAGCGCATCTCAGGAAGACCTG AAATTTTCCCCCTCACACAGGCGGATCGCCTCTGACAATGCCAGTGATGCATCAAGTTCAGGGAATTCACCAGAATCTCAGCATTAC GATAAAAAGTTAATGCGGCGGAGGAACCTGTCCAGTCACAGCACAGATTCCCATTCTCATCAT TCATCACTGGAGAAGGCTGGGATTCTCAACAAGACCAAAGTGGCTGAGAATGGAAAAAGGCTCAG GAAGAACTGGGCGCAGTCGTGGACCGTTCTCCATGATGGCATACTCACTTTCCACAAAGACCCTAAATTTACACCTGCTGGGATGTCT ACCAAGAGCAATCAGATCGTCCCAGAGTACACAGTGGAACTGAAAGGAGCGACTTTATCATGGGCGTCTAAAGAAAAATCAAGCAAGAAGAATGTTCTGGAG CTCAAGACACGTCACGGCTCTGAGTATCTGATACAGTACGACACAGACAGCATCATACACGACTGGCACAAGATCATTCTGGACACCATCAGAGGGCTG GACCACGGCCACTACTCGGAGGACGAAGCGGAAGATATCCCGGAAAAATCTCCGTCGCCTGCAGATAAAGAGAGGAAGAGTGAAC CAACAAGACTGAGTTCTTCAAGTAGCATAGACATCGAGCAGGGCCGTGTTCGCACCAAGCTGCGCAAGTTCCTCCAGCGGCCGCCCACCCTGCAGTCAGTCAAAGAGAAGGGCTACATTAAAG AGAACGTGTTTGGCTGCCACCTGGACACCCTCTGTCATCGGGAAAACACAACCGTGCCCAAGTTTGTGGAAAAATGCATCAGATCTGTTGAGAAAAGGG GTCTGAAAATAGATGGAATCTACAGAGTGAGCGGGAACCTGGCTGTCATCCAGAAGCTGCGCTATAAAGCTGATCATG AAGAGCATCTGGATCTGGAGGACGGTCAGTGGGAAGAGATCCATGTGATCACAGGAGCTCTGAAGCTTTTCCTGCGGGAGCTTCCTGAGCCTCTTTTCCCCTTCAGCTTTTTTGATCGGTTCATCGCTGCCATTC AAATGAGTGACTACAGCCAGAAAGTGTCGTATATTCGAGATCTTGTGAGAAACCTGCCTTTGCCCAACCACGACACCATGGAGTTTCTCTTCAGACATCTTCGCAA AGTCATTGAACACGGTGAGCTGAACCGCATGTCTGTCCAAAGTATGGCCATCGTGTTCGGGCCGACATTGCTGAGACCACAGGAGGAGTCTAACATCACCATGCACATGGTCTTCCAGAACCAGATCGTGGAGCTCATTCTCAACGAGTTCAAAGAGCTCTTCCAAACCACATGA
- the arhgap27l gene encoding rho GTPase-activating protein 27 isoform X1, whose amino-acid sequence MTSLHSLGLVLVEFEYEYEGRDGHMVSIKPNERYILLAKTNDHWWHVCKDERAKPFYIPAKYVKELPPNIPSPLDFREPSGPEVRPVVPDLTEVRKSDEMTIRLRAKGNYHKTENRMSTFGVPLDLYEPPSYKHGSPSESLISLNPVSASDSSHQKKRMSQATNLLFGSRTETVPEKFRVPSFSPADPLHKPIPVKPVELPIIKNLNETKPHRESPELESPIEPESSSSSSEPLPSPDSENIYESISDLNLDLSTLTDQAPAGPPNPQTNTTCSAPTIKTENDPTTAVYANVTDLKKTVSRPSNSSTSSCSSPGICLSPAPDSSSPPNSAGWQVHTDHDSGKEYYYHPATGQSSWSDPRSPPAGAGMESVTSPVPVSTPSSAHSLGSDWEQLLDETTGRHYYYNHALKQTSWTAPEPFPPPSSTDKAHSHGKEPNGPPPLPEEDYPTNQREDSHISIQLPKDFQLPQIKRAIIPRAVVDMHKDVPVGWTHSVGADGKSVYTNELTHEQWIQSKDEKGKMYYYLKDGSKCQWTLPEASVPPGQPINGNGTDQDAQPVLNNWRQSQFSASQEDLKFSPSHRRIASDNASDASSSGNSPESQHYDKKLMRRRNLSSHSTDSHSHHSSLEKAGILNKTKVAENGKRLRKNWAQSWTVLHDGILTFHKDPKFTPAGMSTKSNQIVPEYTVELKGATLSWASKEKSSKKNVLELKTRHGSEYLIQYDTDSIIHDWHKIILDTIRGLQDHGHYSEDEAEDIPEKSPSPADKERKSEPTRLSSSSSIDIEQGRVRTKLRKFLQRPPTLQSVKEKGYIKENVFGCHLDTLCHRENTTVPKFVEKCIRSVEKRGLKIDGIYRVSGNLAVIQKLRYKADHEEHLDLEDGQWEEIHVITGALKLFLRELPEPLFPFSFFDRFIAAIQMSDYSQKVSYIRDLVRNLPLPNHDTMEFLFRHLRKVIEHGELNRMSVQSMAIVFGPTLLRPQEESNITMHMVFQNQIVELILNEFKELFQTT is encoded by the exons ATGACGTCCTTACACAGTCTGGGCCTGGTCCTCGTGGAGTTTGAGTATGAATACGAGGGCCGGGATGGTCACATGGTGTCCATTAAACCCAACGAGCGCTACATCCTCCTGGCCAAAACAAACGATCATTGGTGGCACGTTTGCAAAGATGAACGAGCCAAGCCATTTTATATCCCTGCTAAATATGTCAAGGAGCTTCCACCCAACATCCCTTCACCTTTAGACTTCAGAGAGCCTTCAGGCCCCGAAGTGAGGCCTGTGGTGCCCGACCTCACGGAAGTCCGCAAATCCGATGAGATGACAATTAGACTTCGCGCCAAAGGGAATTACCACAAGACCGAAAACCGCATGTCGACATTTGGAGTACCTTTGGATTTATACGAGCCCCCCTCTTACAAACACGGCAGTCCTTCGGAGTCCCTCATCTCCCTGAACCCAGTCTCTGCCTCAGACTCTTCGCACCAGAAGAAGAGGATGAGTCAAGCAACCAATCTGCTGTTCGGCTCTCGCACCGAAACGGTGCCTGAGAAGTTTCGAGTGCCTAGCTTCAGCCCAGCTGACCCTCTCCATAAACCTATCCCTGTCAAACCTGTGGAGCTCCCCATCATTAAGAACCTAAACGAGACCAAACCTCACAGGGAGTCCCCCGAGCTGGAATCTCCAATAGAGCCAGAAAGCTCTAGCTCTAGCTCAGAACCACTGCCCTCACCGGACTCAGAGAATATTTATGAATCCATATCGGACCTGAATCTGGACCTGTCGACACTGACTGACCAAGCACCTGCTGGACCGCCAAACCCTCAGACCAACACAACATGCTCAGCTCCAACAATAAAG ACAGAGAATGACCCCACCACAGCAGTGTACGCCAACGTTACTGACCTGAAGAAGACCGTTTCTCGCCCTTCAAACTCCTCTACTTCATCTTGCTCGTCGCCCGGCATCTGTCTCagtcctgctccggactccagCTCCCCACCCAACTCGGCCGGATGGCAGGTCCATACTGACCACGACAGCGGTAAAGAGTACTACTACCACCCTGCCACAGGACAGAGCAGTTGGTCTGATCCGCGCAGCCCCCCGGCGGGAGCAGGTATGGAGTCTGTGACCTCCCCGGTACCTGTGTCCACCCCGTCCTCCGCACACTCGCTGGGCTCTGACTGGGAGCAGCTTTTGGATGAGACCACCGGCAGACATTACTATTATAATCACGCTTTGAAGCAAACCTCTTGGACTGCCCCGGAGCCATTCCCTCCTCCGTCTTCTACAGATAAGGCACACAGTCATGGCAAGGAGCCAAACGGGCCG CCACCTCTTCCAGAGGAGGACTACCCAACAAATCAGCGTGAGGATTCCCATATTTCTATTCAGCTCCCTAAGGATTTTCAGTTGCCCCAAATCAAGCGTGCCATCATCCCCAGGGCTGTTGTGGACATGCATAAAGACGTCCCTGTGGGCTGGACTCACTCTGTAGGGGCAGATGGAAAATCTGTCTACACGAATGAACTCACACATGAACAG TGGATCCAGTCTAAGGATGAAAAGGGGAAGATGTATTACTACTTAAAAGATGGATCTAAATGTCAGTGGACCCTTCCAGAG GCTTCAGTCCCGCCGGGTCAGCCGATCAATGGAAACGGGACAGACCAAGACGCTCAACCTGTTTTGAACAACTGGAGACAATCCCAGTTCAGCGCATCTCAGGAAGACCTG AAATTTTCCCCCTCACACAGGCGGATCGCCTCTGACAATGCCAGTGATGCATCAAGTTCAGGGAATTCACCAGAATCTCAGCATTAC GATAAAAAGTTAATGCGGCGGAGGAACCTGTCCAGTCACAGCACAGATTCCCATTCTCATCAT TCATCACTGGAGAAGGCTGGGATTCTCAACAAGACCAAAGTGGCTGAGAATGGAAAAAGGCTCAG GAAGAACTGGGCGCAGTCGTGGACCGTTCTCCATGATGGCATACTCACTTTCCACAAAGACCCTAAATTTACACCTGCTGGGATGTCT ACCAAGAGCAATCAGATCGTCCCAGAGTACACAGTGGAACTGAAAGGAGCGACTTTATCATGGGCGTCTAAAGAAAAATCAAGCAAGAAGAATGTTCTGGAG CTCAAGACACGTCACGGCTCTGAGTATCTGATACAGTACGACACAGACAGCATCATACACGACTGGCACAAGATCATTCTGGACACCATCAGAGGGCTG CAGGACCACGGCCACTACTCGGAGGACGAAGCGGAAGATATCCCGGAAAAATCTCCGTCGCCTGCAGATAAAGAGAGGAAGAGTGAAC CAACAAGACTGAGTTCTTCAAGTAGCATAGACATCGAGCAGGGCCGTGTTCGCACCAAGCTGCGCAAGTTCCTCCAGCGGCCGCCCACCCTGCAGTCAGTCAAAGAGAAGGGCTACATTAAAG AGAACGTGTTTGGCTGCCACCTGGACACCCTCTGTCATCGGGAAAACACAACCGTGCCCAAGTTTGTGGAAAAATGCATCAGATCTGTTGAGAAAAGGG GTCTGAAAATAGATGGAATCTACAGAGTGAGCGGGAACCTGGCTGTCATCCAGAAGCTGCGCTATAAAGCTGATCATG AAGAGCATCTGGATCTGGAGGACGGTCAGTGGGAAGAGATCCATGTGATCACAGGAGCTCTGAAGCTTTTCCTGCGGGAGCTTCCTGAGCCTCTTTTCCCCTTCAGCTTTTTTGATCGGTTCATCGCTGCCATTC AAATGAGTGACTACAGCCAGAAAGTGTCGTATATTCGAGATCTTGTGAGAAACCTGCCTTTGCCCAACCACGACACCATGGAGTTTCTCTTCAGACATCTTCGCAA AGTCATTGAACACGGTGAGCTGAACCGCATGTCTGTCCAAAGTATGGCCATCGTGTTCGGGCCGACATTGCTGAGACCACAGGAGGAGTCTAACATCACCATGCACATGGTCTTCCAGAACCAGATCGTGGAGCTCATTCTCAACGAGTTCAAAGAGCTCTTCCAAACCACATGA
- the arhgap27l gene encoding rho GTPase-activating protein 27 isoform X3 yields MTSLHSLGLVLVEFEYEYEGRDGHMVSIKPNERYILLAKTNDHWWHVCKDERAKPFYIPAKYVKELPPNIPSPLDFREPSGPEVRPVVPDLTEVRKSDEMTIRLRAKGNYHKTENRMSTFGVPLDLYEPPSYKHGSPSESLISLNPVSASDSSHQKKRMSQATNLLFGSRTETVPEKFRVPSFSPADPLHKPIPVKPVELPIIKNLNETKPHRESPELESPIEPESSSSSSEPLPSPDSENIYESISDLNLDLSTLTDQAPAGPPNPQTNTTCSAPTIKTENDPTTAVYANVTDLKKTVSRPSNSSTSSCSSPGICLSPAPDSSSPPNSAGWQVHTDHDSGKEYYYHPATGQSSWSDPRSPPAGAGMESVTSPVPVSTPSSAHSLGSDWEQLLDETTGRHYYYNHALKQTSWTAPEPFPPPSSTDKAHSHGKEPNGPPPLPEEDYPTNQREDSHISIQLPKDFQLPQIKRAIIPRAVVDMHKDVPVGWTHSVGADGKSVYTNELTHEQWIQSKDEKGKMYYYLKDGSKCQWTLPEASVPPGQPINGNGTDQDAQPVLNNWRQSQFSASQEDLKFSPSHRRIASDNASDASSSGNSPESQHYSSLEKAGILNKTKVAENGKRLRKNWAQSWTVLHDGILTFHKDPKFTPAGMSTKSNQIVPEYTVELKGATLSWASKEKSSKKNVLELKTRHGSEYLIQYDTDSIIHDWHKIILDTIRGLQDHGHYSEDEAEDIPEKSPSPADKERKSEPTRLSSSSSIDIEQGRVRTKLRKFLQRPPTLQSVKEKGYIKENVFGCHLDTLCHRENTTVPKFVEKCIRSVEKRGLKIDGIYRVSGNLAVIQKLRYKADHEEHLDLEDGQWEEIHVITGALKLFLRELPEPLFPFSFFDRFIAAIQMSDYSQKVSYIRDLVRNLPLPNHDTMEFLFRHLRKVIEHGELNRMSVQSMAIVFGPTLLRPQEESNITMHMVFQNQIVELILNEFKELFQTT; encoded by the exons ATGACGTCCTTACACAGTCTGGGCCTGGTCCTCGTGGAGTTTGAGTATGAATACGAGGGCCGGGATGGTCACATGGTGTCCATTAAACCCAACGAGCGCTACATCCTCCTGGCCAAAACAAACGATCATTGGTGGCACGTTTGCAAAGATGAACGAGCCAAGCCATTTTATATCCCTGCTAAATATGTCAAGGAGCTTCCACCCAACATCCCTTCACCTTTAGACTTCAGAGAGCCTTCAGGCCCCGAAGTGAGGCCTGTGGTGCCCGACCTCACGGAAGTCCGCAAATCCGATGAGATGACAATTAGACTTCGCGCCAAAGGGAATTACCACAAGACCGAAAACCGCATGTCGACATTTGGAGTACCTTTGGATTTATACGAGCCCCCCTCTTACAAACACGGCAGTCCTTCGGAGTCCCTCATCTCCCTGAACCCAGTCTCTGCCTCAGACTCTTCGCACCAGAAGAAGAGGATGAGTCAAGCAACCAATCTGCTGTTCGGCTCTCGCACCGAAACGGTGCCTGAGAAGTTTCGAGTGCCTAGCTTCAGCCCAGCTGACCCTCTCCATAAACCTATCCCTGTCAAACCTGTGGAGCTCCCCATCATTAAGAACCTAAACGAGACCAAACCTCACAGGGAGTCCCCCGAGCTGGAATCTCCAATAGAGCCAGAAAGCTCTAGCTCTAGCTCAGAACCACTGCCCTCACCGGACTCAGAGAATATTTATGAATCCATATCGGACCTGAATCTGGACCTGTCGACACTGACTGACCAAGCACCTGCTGGACCGCCAAACCCTCAGACCAACACAACATGCTCAGCTCCAACAATAAAG ACAGAGAATGACCCCACCACAGCAGTGTACGCCAACGTTACTGACCTGAAGAAGACCGTTTCTCGCCCTTCAAACTCCTCTACTTCATCTTGCTCGTCGCCCGGCATCTGTCTCagtcctgctccggactccagCTCCCCACCCAACTCGGCCGGATGGCAGGTCCATACTGACCACGACAGCGGTAAAGAGTACTACTACCACCCTGCCACAGGACAGAGCAGTTGGTCTGATCCGCGCAGCCCCCCGGCGGGAGCAGGTATGGAGTCTGTGACCTCCCCGGTACCTGTGTCCACCCCGTCCTCCGCACACTCGCTGGGCTCTGACTGGGAGCAGCTTTTGGATGAGACCACCGGCAGACATTACTATTATAATCACGCTTTGAAGCAAACCTCTTGGACTGCCCCGGAGCCATTCCCTCCTCCGTCTTCTACAGATAAGGCACACAGTCATGGCAAGGAGCCAAACGGGCCG CCACCTCTTCCAGAGGAGGACTACCCAACAAATCAGCGTGAGGATTCCCATATTTCTATTCAGCTCCCTAAGGATTTTCAGTTGCCCCAAATCAAGCGTGCCATCATCCCCAGGGCTGTTGTGGACATGCATAAAGACGTCCCTGTGGGCTGGACTCACTCTGTAGGGGCAGATGGAAAATCTGTCTACACGAATGAACTCACACATGAACAG TGGATCCAGTCTAAGGATGAAAAGGGGAAGATGTATTACTACTTAAAAGATGGATCTAAATGTCAGTGGACCCTTCCAGAG GCTTCAGTCCCGCCGGGTCAGCCGATCAATGGAAACGGGACAGACCAAGACGCTCAACCTGTTTTGAACAACTGGAGACAATCCCAGTTCAGCGCATCTCAGGAAGACCTG AAATTTTCCCCCTCACACAGGCGGATCGCCTCTGACAATGCCAGTGATGCATCAAGTTCAGGGAATTCACCAGAATCTCAGCATTAC TCATCACTGGAGAAGGCTGGGATTCTCAACAAGACCAAAGTGGCTGAGAATGGAAAAAGGCTCAG GAAGAACTGGGCGCAGTCGTGGACCGTTCTCCATGATGGCATACTCACTTTCCACAAAGACCCTAAATTTACACCTGCTGGGATGTCT ACCAAGAGCAATCAGATCGTCCCAGAGTACACAGTGGAACTGAAAGGAGCGACTTTATCATGGGCGTCTAAAGAAAAATCAAGCAAGAAGAATGTTCTGGAG CTCAAGACACGTCACGGCTCTGAGTATCTGATACAGTACGACACAGACAGCATCATACACGACTGGCACAAGATCATTCTGGACACCATCAGAGGGCTG CAGGACCACGGCCACTACTCGGAGGACGAAGCGGAAGATATCCCGGAAAAATCTCCGTCGCCTGCAGATAAAGAGAGGAAGAGTGAAC CAACAAGACTGAGTTCTTCAAGTAGCATAGACATCGAGCAGGGCCGTGTTCGCACCAAGCTGCGCAAGTTCCTCCAGCGGCCGCCCACCCTGCAGTCAGTCAAAGAGAAGGGCTACATTAAAG AGAACGTGTTTGGCTGCCACCTGGACACCCTCTGTCATCGGGAAAACACAACCGTGCCCAAGTTTGTGGAAAAATGCATCAGATCTGTTGAGAAAAGGG GTCTGAAAATAGATGGAATCTACAGAGTGAGCGGGAACCTGGCTGTCATCCAGAAGCTGCGCTATAAAGCTGATCATG AAGAGCATCTGGATCTGGAGGACGGTCAGTGGGAAGAGATCCATGTGATCACAGGAGCTCTGAAGCTTTTCCTGCGGGAGCTTCCTGAGCCTCTTTTCCCCTTCAGCTTTTTTGATCGGTTCATCGCTGCCATTC AAATGAGTGACTACAGCCAGAAAGTGTCGTATATTCGAGATCTTGTGAGAAACCTGCCTTTGCCCAACCACGACACCATGGAGTTTCTCTTCAGACATCTTCGCAA AGTCATTGAACACGGTGAGCTGAACCGCATGTCTGTCCAAAGTATGGCCATCGTGTTCGGGCCGACATTGCTGAGACCACAGGAGGAGTCTAACATCACCATGCACATGGTCTTCCAGAACCAGATCGTGGAGCTCATTCTCAACGAGTTCAAAGAGCTCTTCCAAACCACATGA